A DNA window from Helianthus annuus cultivar XRQ/B chromosome 15, HanXRQr2.0-SUNRISE, whole genome shotgun sequence contains the following coding sequences:
- the LOC110911299 gene encoding uncharacterized protein LOC110911299 isoform X2 encodes MAADKLNKSSKVSNGICHTSWEIQKVKKKKHPHYDLNTKSRICLEWDDKKERVVPKKEQISIAQRELTPFFPFVAHYQNVLGDVFAAPPELFELNNLTGLLSYEVWQTQLSVQEREFLTQFLPEGSEPHAVVHELLAGNNLYFGNPFKKWGASICSGNYHPDAILRQEQRNKANKVAYYSELQEYHTKMIGSLQLWKERWTICMNPDNFMQKVPRPKRDFHKSGPSQEIGLQNGPQHDLCVTSGSCSWDADDKSCNNNSPDLSASNGEALARTDLEKRPKKGDKLRKLNIECGDGAKYMSYIKVSKGQHERVKSSMKQSNTSIQPRSLNLVLGNLDGFCVQPYELFEEEERQKLHGHWLDLAKKDLPAGFENWKSWRSAKWQLTVSLRKEMEDKWKSKSNDESVLNLYDNQDDESIVDGQDEEIEQSSEEQHDGEETNDAILITLEENMEQNDISVFRSDADRNAENHDTTNKSSQDSGQHQNFSPIPINTNDDVITESDAFPCSLVDYPESISHADTSVGEQFPPPSAATEIWPLAPLPSVYYHQPTSVSQDYPSVSQSSFLNRRSDSGDSFFNPCASQDRNELLLHSHYSGTSQFSRNLSLPLPLDPRLNIQQNVYADGAGRFPIPREEHEHLSPLDHVQGWPGTGIVNLPMSAASHHRLSQNWFSDDEVARDGWSGGVVPNHDIGSGGGQVVDESLYSVLSECNGLRSGHYIQSENYAEAGRESVPSRVGRGSGFNYMSGNEGQLGWIGLQESGGKQPFARLWNDRSLG; translated from the exons ATGGCAGCAGATAAGCTGAATAAGAGTTCTAAAGTAAGCAACGGCATTTGTCACACATCTTGGGAGATACAAAAAGTGAAAAAGAAAAAACATCCTCATTATGATTTAAATACAAAATCACGTATTTGTCTCGAGTGGGATGACAAGAAGGAACGTGTTGTTCCTAAGAAGGAGCAGATAAGCATTGCACAAAGAGAGTTGACTCCGTTTTTTCCTTTTGTCGCGCATTACCAAAATGTTCTCGGTGATGTCTTTGCAGCTCCTCCTGAATTATTTGAACTCAATAACTTGACCGGTTTGCTATCTTATGAG GTATGGCAAACTCAATTGTCGGTCCAAGAAAGAGAGTTTCTTACGCAGTTTCTTCCTGAAGGGAGCGAGCCACATGCAGTTGTTCATGAATTATTAGCTGGGAATAATTTATATTTTGGAAATCCATTTAAAAAATG GGGTGCTTCTATATGCTCGGGTAATTATCATCCTGATGCCATTCTTCGTCAAGAACAGCGTAACAAGGCTAATAAAGTAGCATATTATTCAGAATTGCAGGAATACCATACTAA AATGATAGGGAGTCTGCAATTGTGGAAGGAAAGATGGACAATATGCATGAATCCCGATAATTTTATGCAAAAAGTTCCAAg GCCTAAAAGGGATTTTCATAAAAGCGGGCCGTCACAAGAGATCGGCTTACAAAACGGTCCGCAACATGATTTGTGTGTAACATCTGGTTCTTGTTCATGGGACGCTGATGATAAATCATGCAATAATAACAGCCCAGATCTATCAGCTAGCAACGGAGAAGCATTAGCGAG AACTGATTTGGAGAAAAGACCTAAAAAAGGAGATAAATTACGGAAGCTCAATATAGAGTGTGGTGATGGTGCCAAGTATATGTCATATATCAAG GTTAGCAAGGGGCAGCATGAACGAGTTAAAAGCAGTATGAAACAGTCTAACACCAGCATCCAACCACGGTCTCTTAATCTTGTTTTAGGAAATCTCGACGGTTTTTGTGTTCAACCATATGAACTGTTTGAGGAAGAAGAGAGACAGAAGTTGCATGGTCACTG GCTGGATTTGGCAAAGAAAGACCTCCCTGCTGGCTTTGAGAACTGGAAAAGTTGGCGATCTGCCAAGTGGCAGTTGACAGTGTCTTTGAGGAAAGAAATGGAAGATAAatggaagtcaaagtcaaatgacGAGTCCGTTTTGAATTTGTATGATAATCAGGATGATGAGTCTATAGTTGATGGTCAGGATGAAGAGATAGAGCAATCGAGCGAAGAGCAACACGACGGTGAAGAAACAAATGACGCAATTTTAATCACATTAGAG GAGAACATGGAACAAAATGATATTTCAGTATTTCGGTCAGACGCCGATCGTAATGCAGAAAATCACGACACCACAAACAAGTCTAGTCAAGATTCTGGTCAACACCAAAACTTCTCTCCCATACCCATCAATACCAACGATGACGTTATAACAGAATCAGATGCTTTCCCTTGTAGTCTAGTTGATTATCCTGAAAGCATAAGTCACGCAGATACTTCCGTTGGTGAACAGTTTCCTCCGCCCTCTGCCGCCACTGAAATATGGCCGCTAGCTCCCTTACCAAGCGTGTACTACCATCAACCTACATCCGTAAGCCAAGATTACCCTTCCGTTAGTCAATCAAGTTTTCTCAACAGACGATCCGACAGTGGAGATTCTTTCTTTAATCCTTGCGCTAGTCAAGACCGTAACGAATTACTATTGCATTCCCATTATTCGGGAACCagtcagttttccagaaacttaAGTTTGCCATTACCGTTAGATCCAAGATTAAACATTCAACAAAACGTATACGCAGATGGAGCAGGTCGGTTTCCGATTCCAAGGGAAGAACACGAACACCTGTCGCCACTGGACCACGTTCAGGGTTGGCCCGGGACTGGTATTGTCAACCTGCCAATGTCAGCAGCGTCTCATCACCGGTTAAGCCAAAACTGGTTTTCCGATGATGAGGTGGCACGAGACGGGTGGTCAGGTGGTGTAGTTCCAAACCATGACATTGGAAGTGGTGGCGGTCAGGTGGTTGATGAGAGCTTATATAGTGTGTTATCCGAGTGTAACGGGTTGCGTTCAGGTCATTATATTCAGTCTGAAAACTATGCGGAGGCCGGACGTGAATCGGTTCCGTCACGTGTCGGTAGAGGGTCGGGTTTTAACTACATGAGTGGCAATGAAGGTCAGTTGGGATGGATTGGATTGCAGGAGAGTGGGGGGAAACAGCCATTTGCAAGGTTATGGAATGATAGAAGTTTAGGGTGA
- the LOC110911299 gene encoding uncharacterized protein LOC110911299 isoform X1, producing MAADKLNKSSKVSNGICHTSWEIQKVKKKKHPHYDLNTKSRICLEWDDKKERVVPKKEQISIAQRELTPFFPFVAHYQNVLGDVFAAPPELFELNNLTGLLSYEVWQTQLSVQEREFLTQFLPEGSEPHAVVHELLAGNNLYFGNPFKKWGASICSGNYHPDAILRQEQRNKANKVAYYSELQEYHTKMIGSLQLWKERWTICMNPDNFMQKVPRPKRDFHKSGPSQEIGLQNGPQHDLCVTSGSCSWDADDKSCNNNSPDLSASNGEALASVSRTDLEKRPKKGDKLRKLNIECGDGAKYMSYIKVSKGQHERVKSSMKQSNTSIQPRSLNLVLGNLDGFCVQPYELFEEEERQKLHGHWLDLAKKDLPAGFENWKSWRSAKWQLTVSLRKEMEDKWKSKSNDESVLNLYDNQDDESIVDGQDEEIEQSSEEQHDGEETNDAILITLEENMEQNDISVFRSDADRNAENHDTTNKSSQDSGQHQNFSPIPINTNDDVITESDAFPCSLVDYPESISHADTSVGEQFPPPSAATEIWPLAPLPSVYYHQPTSVSQDYPSVSQSSFLNRRSDSGDSFFNPCASQDRNELLLHSHYSGTSQFSRNLSLPLPLDPRLNIQQNVYADGAGRFPIPREEHEHLSPLDHVQGWPGTGIVNLPMSAASHHRLSQNWFSDDEVARDGWSGGVVPNHDIGSGGGQVVDESLYSVLSECNGLRSGHYIQSENYAEAGRESVPSRVGRGSGFNYMSGNEGQLGWIGLQESGGKQPFARLWNDRSLG from the exons ATGGCAGCAGATAAGCTGAATAAGAGTTCTAAAGTAAGCAACGGCATTTGTCACACATCTTGGGAGATACAAAAAGTGAAAAAGAAAAAACATCCTCATTATGATTTAAATACAAAATCACGTATTTGTCTCGAGTGGGATGACAAGAAGGAACGTGTTGTTCCTAAGAAGGAGCAGATAAGCATTGCACAAAGAGAGTTGACTCCGTTTTTTCCTTTTGTCGCGCATTACCAAAATGTTCTCGGTGATGTCTTTGCAGCTCCTCCTGAATTATTTGAACTCAATAACTTGACCGGTTTGCTATCTTATGAG GTATGGCAAACTCAATTGTCGGTCCAAGAAAGAGAGTTTCTTACGCAGTTTCTTCCTGAAGGGAGCGAGCCACATGCAGTTGTTCATGAATTATTAGCTGGGAATAATTTATATTTTGGAAATCCATTTAAAAAATG GGGTGCTTCTATATGCTCGGGTAATTATCATCCTGATGCCATTCTTCGTCAAGAACAGCGTAACAAGGCTAATAAAGTAGCATATTATTCAGAATTGCAGGAATACCATACTAA AATGATAGGGAGTCTGCAATTGTGGAAGGAAAGATGGACAATATGCATGAATCCCGATAATTTTATGCAAAAAGTTCCAAg GCCTAAAAGGGATTTTCATAAAAGCGGGCCGTCACAAGAGATCGGCTTACAAAACGGTCCGCAACATGATTTGTGTGTAACATCTGGTTCTTGTTCATGGGACGCTGATGATAAATCATGCAATAATAACAGCCCAGATCTATCAGCTAGCAACGGAGAAGCATTAGCGAG TGTTTCCAGAACTGATTTGGAGAAAAGACCTAAAAAAGGAGATAAATTACGGAAGCTCAATATAGAGTGTGGTGATGGTGCCAAGTATATGTCATATATCAAG GTTAGCAAGGGGCAGCATGAACGAGTTAAAAGCAGTATGAAACAGTCTAACACCAGCATCCAACCACGGTCTCTTAATCTTGTTTTAGGAAATCTCGACGGTTTTTGTGTTCAACCATATGAACTGTTTGAGGAAGAAGAGAGACAGAAGTTGCATGGTCACTG GCTGGATTTGGCAAAGAAAGACCTCCCTGCTGGCTTTGAGAACTGGAAAAGTTGGCGATCTGCCAAGTGGCAGTTGACAGTGTCTTTGAGGAAAGAAATGGAAGATAAatggaagtcaaagtcaaatgacGAGTCCGTTTTGAATTTGTATGATAATCAGGATGATGAGTCTATAGTTGATGGTCAGGATGAAGAGATAGAGCAATCGAGCGAAGAGCAACACGACGGTGAAGAAACAAATGACGCAATTTTAATCACATTAGAG GAGAACATGGAACAAAATGATATTTCAGTATTTCGGTCAGACGCCGATCGTAATGCAGAAAATCACGACACCACAAACAAGTCTAGTCAAGATTCTGGTCAACACCAAAACTTCTCTCCCATACCCATCAATACCAACGATGACGTTATAACAGAATCAGATGCTTTCCCTTGTAGTCTAGTTGATTATCCTGAAAGCATAAGTCACGCAGATACTTCCGTTGGTGAACAGTTTCCTCCGCCCTCTGCCGCCACTGAAATATGGCCGCTAGCTCCCTTACCAAGCGTGTACTACCATCAACCTACATCCGTAAGCCAAGATTACCCTTCCGTTAGTCAATCAAGTTTTCTCAACAGACGATCCGACAGTGGAGATTCTTTCTTTAATCCTTGCGCTAGTCAAGACCGTAACGAATTACTATTGCATTCCCATTATTCGGGAACCagtcagttttccagaaacttaAGTTTGCCATTACCGTTAGATCCAAGATTAAACATTCAACAAAACGTATACGCAGATGGAGCAGGTCGGTTTCCGATTCCAAGGGAAGAACACGAACACCTGTCGCCACTGGACCACGTTCAGGGTTGGCCCGGGACTGGTATTGTCAACCTGCCAATGTCAGCAGCGTCTCATCACCGGTTAAGCCAAAACTGGTTTTCCGATGATGAGGTGGCACGAGACGGGTGGTCAGGTGGTGTAGTTCCAAACCATGACATTGGAAGTGGTGGCGGTCAGGTGGTTGATGAGAGCTTATATAGTGTGTTATCCGAGTGTAACGGGTTGCGTTCAGGTCATTATATTCAGTCTGAAAACTATGCGGAGGCCGGACGTGAATCGGTTCCGTCACGTGTCGGTAGAGGGTCGGGTTTTAACTACATGAGTGGCAATGAAGGTCAGTTGGGATGGATTGGATTGCAGGAGAGTGGGGGGAAACAGCCATTTGCAAGGTTATGGAATGATAGAAGTTTAGGGTGA